CAGCAACTTCCGCGTTCGTATAAGGAACACCATAAGAGTACTGAGCGATGTATCTTGGATTGCCACCTCTGGAAGATACAAGTGCATCGAGAGTATCGCTCGGCACCGTCAAGAAATAGCCACCGTCAATGCCATCCCACGTCACGACATCCACATCGCCTTCACCACGACCAATCGCAATATTCTTGCAGGTTTCACGAGTGCGAATAAAGTTTGTGGAAGCATAGTAGAAAGACTCTTCACTCACAAGTTTTGTGCCAAGCGTCTGAGCCATCTGGATTCCAATCGGGGTCAACTGGGATTCCGTACCCGTATTTTTCTTTTCGCGTTTGGAATGGCGAATCACGAAAGCAACCTTGCTCGTTTGGGGAAGCGCCTTATAGACATCGCCCATATCGTAAAAACCATCCTCGTCAGGCGCAACCGCGAGTGCGCCGGGAGTCGTCGCAAAAGTAACGGAGCCGCTGGCTGGCTGAGCAATGGAAGAACTCGTCGGAGTCGAGCCACCATCCGGAACGAGCGACCCCGAAGAACTCGTAGGGTCTTGCTGAATGGCAGAACTTTCCGGGACAGAAGAAGAAGTCGGAGCAGAAGTACTGGACGAGTCATCGCCACAACCGACGAAAGTAAGCGCCAAGGCGAGGCCAAAGGCGCAACACGGAGAAAAAACTTTAAGACTTTTTAAGGTACGCATACGAACAATTTAGTTTTTTGCCCCGAAAAACAAGCGTAAAAGTATGTTTAATCACATAAATAGGTGAAACAGGCCAATTTTTTCCCCATTCGTGCGTAAATATTTCTAAACTTGAAGGCGGGATAAACATTTAACCAATAGGTGTATCATGGCCAAAGCGAATAAAGCAAAAGACATTCCGGTTCTCGGTACAGATGCCGACGCATTCCGCCAGGCTTTTACCGACCACATCCACCACACCCTTGCACGCAGCAATTTCACGGTGACCGACCACGAAAAGTTCCTCGCCGTCGCCTACGCTGTACGCGACCGACTCGTCGACCGCTGGATCAAGACGCAGAACACGTACTACGAAAAAGACGTGAAGCGCGTCTACTACCTCTCCCTCGAATTCCTCATCGGCCGTACGCTCGGCAACTCCGTGCTGAACCTTGACGTCGAAAAGGCCGTCGTCGAAGCCCTCGACGAAATCGGCATGACGCTCGAAGAACTCCGCGAACAGGAAGTGGACGCGGGCCTCGGCAACGGCGGCTTGGGCCGCTTGGCCGCCTGCTTCTTGGATTCCATGGCAACGCTCGAGCTCCCGGCCACCGGTATGGGCATCCGCTACGAATACGGCATGTTCAGCCAAAAGATTGTGAACGGGGAACAAGAAGAACAGCCGGATAACTGGCTGCGCCTCCCGAACCCCTGGGAAATCGCCCGCCCGGCAAACGCCATCAAGGTCCCGTTCGGCGGCTACGTGGTCAGCTGGATCGACGACAACGGCAAGCTCCACAACCGCTGGGAAACCAAGGATTTTGTGCTTGCATTGCCCTACGACACCCCGATTCCGGGTTACAAGAACAATACCGTGAACAACCTGCGCCTCTGGAGCGCGAAGTCCACCGACGACTTCGGCCTCAGCTACTTCAACAACGGTGACTACATCGCCGCCGTGCAGGACATGGAACTTTCCGAAACGATTTCGAAGGTGCTGTACCCGAACGATTCCTCCATGAACGGTAAGGAACTGCGCCTCAAACAGCAATACTTCCTGTGCTCCGCTTCGCTGCAGGATATCATCCGCCGCTTCAAGAAGCTGCACAACAACGATTGGAAGGTATTCCCCGAAAAGGTCGCCATCCAGCTCAACGATACGCACCCGGCCATCTCCATCGCCGAAATGATGCGCATCCTCCTCGACATCGAGAACCTGGAATGGGACGAAGCCTGGGAAATCGTGACCAAGACGTTCGCCTACACGAACCACACCTTGATGCCCGAAGCTCTTGAAAAGTGGCCCGTCAGCCTCTTCGAAAAGCTCCTGCCGCGTCACCTGCAGATTATCTATGAAATCAACGCCCGCTTCTTGCGGATGGTCTCCATGAAGTGGCCTGGCGACAACGCCCGCCTCGCCCGCATGAGCCTCATCGAAGAAGGCAACTGCAAGATGATCCGCATGGCCTACCTCTCCATCGTGGGTTCGTTCGCCGTGAACGGCGTGGCAGCCCTCCACTCCGACCTCCTGAAGACGACGCTCTTCAAGGACTTCTACGAGCTGTGGCCCGAAAAGTTCAACAACAAGACGAACGG
This genomic interval from uncultured Fibrobacter sp. contains the following:
- a CDS encoding histidine phosphatase family protein, with protein sequence MRTLKSLKVFSPCCAFGLALALTFVGCGDDSSSTSAPTSSSVPESSAIQQDPTSSSGSLVPDGGSTPTSSSIAQPASGSVTFATTPGALAVAPDEDGFYDMGDVYKALPQTSKVAFVIRHSKREKKNTGTESQLTPIGIQMAQTLGTKLVSEESFYYASTNFIRTRETCKNIAIGRGEGDVDVVTWDGIDGGYFLTVPSDTLDALVSSRGGNPRYIAQYSYGVPYTNAEVAAVIPSYFYDFFERGNQFVNEVVVANMPSWKRVSILVSHDMLVEPLIVLASNRTINLRIYESPFRWVNYLSGIAVILDEAGSVTVLPVRGADVGWMVIRDEIDESV
- a CDS encoding glycogen/starch/alpha-glucan phosphorylase, yielding MAKANKAKDIPVLGTDADAFRQAFTDHIHHTLARSNFTVTDHEKFLAVAYAVRDRLVDRWIKTQNTYYEKDVKRVYYLSLEFLIGRTLGNSVLNLDVEKAVVEALDEIGMTLEELREQEVDAGLGNGGLGRLAACFLDSMATLELPATGMGIRYEYGMFSQKIVNGEQEEQPDNWLRLPNPWEIARPANAIKVPFGGYVVSWIDDNGKLHNRWETKDFVLALPYDTPIPGYKNNTVNNLRLWSAKSTDDFGLSYFNNGDYIAAVQDMELSETISKVLYPNDSSMNGKELRLKQQYFLCSASLQDIIRRFKKLHNNDWKVFPEKVAIQLNDTHPAISIAEMMRILLDIENLEWDEAWEIVTKTFAYTNHTLMPEALEKWPVSLFEKLLPRHLQIIYEINARFLRMVSMKWPGDNARLARMSLIEEGNCKMIRMAYLSIVGSFAVNGVAALHSDLLKTTLFKDFYELWPEKFNNKTNGVTPRRWVRKANPAMSELISSKIGDSWVKDLDDLRKLEPFAKDAEFQKAFMAVKKQNKERLAKYLKETQGVEVDTNTFFDVQVKRIHEYKRQLLNILHAIHLYIQLKDGKEILPRTIMIGGKAAPGYWMAKQIIRLANAVAAIIDADPVCKGKLKMVFLENYRVSFAEKIIPAADLSEQISTAGTEASGTGNMKFALNGALTIGTLDGANVEMKEEVGDENIFIFGLTIEEVTDLLAKGYRPRDFYEKDDDLRRVIDLIGSGFFSPDRPDLFKHIADKLLTHDPYMLCADFRSYVDMQVKVAKEYQNKKTWAEKAILNVARMGKFSSDRTIKQYAEEIWNAKPCSIKL